The Pseudomonadota bacterium sequence GCAACCGGAAGGCGGCATCAAAGTACTGCACCATATCTCTCGCCGAGCTGAGAGTCTCCTTAGCTCTATCGAGAAGCGCATCCTTCCAGTCTTCCACCGTGGCTACTGGTAGGGCAACGATCTCCGTCTTAATTGGATTCGTTCGCAGCTGGAAATTCTCCAACGCCTTTCGCAAGGATCGCAAGATCGTGCCCGCCTCTTCGTACGAATCGCACGCAATCTCGTAGTCGTCGTACCATCTGTAGCAGCGTTCGGGAGCAGCCATCTTCAGCGAGCGATCAACCTGGGCCAAGACAACCTCACCCAACAGGAAAGAGATGTCGTTTCCAATCGGGATGCCTTGGCTGATCTTTCCCTGCGAATTCATGAGTGCCTGATCGAGGCGCTTGCCGAGCAGCTTGGCACGTCCCCAGTTCTTCTTGTTCCGAAGCTGGGGATCGATTGCCCAACCCACCGCATGCGTATAGAGAGAAGGGTAGAATTGGCTGACGTCCGTTTTGACGAGGTAACGCGCGCCACCTCGCGATATCGTTCGCTCTTTTGCCAGATTGGGTGGTGCGACCATCCCGTGGATAGCGCGAGCGTGGTTCGTGGCGTAGATAGGACGGCTCTTCGAAAAGGGAGATCGGCTCGCGCTTTTCAGCAAGCGACGGAGGTTCTTCGATACGAGCTCCGCAAGGGTCGAAAACGCGGCAGGGTTCGGGATCCTGAGGACGCGCGCGTCATGAGGCAGAAGGGCGAGCCGGTAATCGACGCACTGGGTGAAGTTGTCGGTCGGCTTGTATTGGGCCAGGATCGCTCGGCCCCGCTTTGTCGTCGCGTAGTTCGCAAACTGCTCGGTGAAGAAGGCGGGTGGCAGTTCCTTGGGAAAGTAGCCTCGACTGAGGATCGTCCTGTATATGGTCATGGTGGACGTGAGCAGCTCCTGCAGCTGCTTATCCGTCGTGCCCTCGGAAGCGAAGCGACAAATTCGGTGCCGGGGCGGTGGCGTTCTTGAGTGCACGGATTCTAAGGAACAGCCCTTCCTTTCTTGGGGGCAGCACGTCGAAGCCGAGGCGGCCGAGGTCGGCGCAGAACTGGGCTTGGTCGTCGAAGTAGCTGGCGGGCTCCCAGATGTGGAGCTCGCCGTCGAGACGCAGGCAGCGATGCGCCTCGCGGATGTAGTCGGTGAAGTTGGCGCCCATCAGCGAGAGGCAGAAGACCGCGACGTCGAGGCACTCGGCGTCGAGTGGCACCGCGGAGATGTCGCACGCGTGGACGGTTTCGTTGACCGCCACGTGATCGAAGCTGTGAACCCGATGGCGTTCACTCGCGGACGCGGCGATCAGAGCTTCGCCGCAGCCGAAATCGCCAACGTCCATGCCCTCGCGCCTTTCAAGCCAACGGATTTCCTCTTCGAAGGGCACCACGTCCCAACTCTTTCGGAGTTCTTGATACATCGTGTGGTAGTGGGCCCATTCTTCTGGGTTGGCCTCAAGGCGAGTGTGGGTCTTGTCGCTGGTGGCGGCGTACCAGCGATTGTTCATCCTCGAGAAGTCGCCGTAGCGTTGCGTGCGCCGCTTGACCTCACCGGGTTCGCGTGAAAGCGGGATCTTGATCAGCCGGCGTTCGATCGTCTCGATGGCGCCAGTCTCGAGCCGCTCGAGCCAGCCCATGATGT is a genomic window containing:
- a CDS encoding RNA-directed DNA polymerase, whose protein sequence is MTIYRTILSRGYFPKELPPAFFTEQFANYATTKRGRAILAQYKPTDNFTQCVDYRLALLPHDARVLRIPNPAAFSTLAELVSKNLRRLLKSASRSPFSKSRPIYATNHARAIHGMVAPPNLAKERTISRGGARYLVKTDVSQFYPSLYTHAVGWAIDPQLRNKKNWGRAKLLGKRLDQALMNSQGKISQGIPIGNDISFLLGEVVLAQVDRSLKMAAPERCYRWYDDYEIACDSYEEAGTILRSLRKALENFQLRTNPIKTEIVALPVATVEDWKDALLDRAKETLSSARDMVQYFDAAFRLRERYPNAPVLLYALGLLFRLRRPADAAARVAQSGISQCLLSEPGCAQKAFALLTFWKLNGLALDDKLLRCTVTQIVKSHRDAGVESDVSWALAFCSQNSLPLAKSAARLLSELENDCVAIQSLHLDKQGLLPDGFRKTSLTNALKSQDPEGEHWLAGYEAVRHGFVAPPASAYSTHTLFRDMLACKVTFYRTRLPAYASIIHPGGAPEWAVREWLHSLVSQAKRKGKGPSEGERPEVPMLRLIESDLVKVQQARRPAKATADTVFDLLDVFEPEAFAALLEDEEPYSA